One window of Macadamia integrifolia cultivar HAES 741 unplaced genomic scaffold, SCU_Mint_v3 scaffold23, whole genome shotgun sequence genomic DNA carries:
- the LOC122066228 gene encoding aspartic proteinase nepenthesin-1-like gives MDTGSVMTWVQCEGCDPCLPLLQPNFPYKRSQSYSSIPCGHKDCPTPEWDCHGQSCGFKVRYGDINHGPITRGTIVRETLAFASDISRGAIVSYSNSFLGCGLHSSNYGFPTESTVAGILGLGPGGYGTKPIWKQVAKKCFSYCLFISEHANSKLYIGGERMRSALSGGCAIDTGAPMTSLVANIYALVRASFVRYFAQYGIQPFGSRGRPSNLPDLDLCFPKPPSFNRFPTMTFHFREANLVVQSTGIFSMGTNYICVTIKPATETLIGAHQQTQHRFSIDFELGNRVFFAPENCGATT, from the exons ATGGACACTGGAAGCGTCATGACATGGGTGCAATGTGAAGGTTGTGATCCTTGCTTACCCCTATTGCAACCCAATTTCCCATACAAACGATCTCAGAGTTATAGTTCTATTCCTTGTGGTCACAAAGACTGTCCAACTCCAGAATGGGATTGCCATGGACAGTCTTGTGGATTCAAAGTACGCTATGGGGATATTAACCATGGACCCATAACGAGGGGAACCATTGTAAGAGAGACCTTAGCCTTCGCTTCTGATATATCTAGAGGAGCTATAGTATCTTATAGCAATTCATTCTTGGGTTGTGGCTTACATAGCTCCAACTATGGGTTTCCAACAGAGAGTACTGTTGCTGGGATTTTGGGCTTAGGGCCTGGAGGCTATGGAACAAAACCCATATGGAAGCAAGTAGCCAAAAAATGCTTCTCTTATTGCTTATTTATCTCTGAACATGCCAATTCAAAGTTATATATTGGAGGTGAAAGGATG AGATCAGCCCTCTCTGGTGGTTGCGCCATAGATACAGGAGCTCCAATGACTTCACTAGTTGCTAATATTTATGCACTTGTGAGAGCTAGTTTTGTTCGGTACTTTGCACAGTATGGTATTCAACCATTTGGTAGTCGAGGTAGACCAAGCAATTTGCCTGATTTAGATCTTTGTTTCCCAAAGCCACCTAGTTTTAATAGGTTTCCAACTATGACTTTCCATTTCAGAGAAGCTAATCTTGTTGTGCAGTCCACCGGTATATTTTCAATGGGGACAAATTATATTTGTGTTACAATTAAACCAGCCACTGAAACATTGATTGGAGCGCATCAGCAAACGCAACACAGGTtctccattgattttgagttgggaaataGAGTCTTCTTTGCTCCTGAGAATTGTGGAGCTACTACTTAA